GCCACCTGTAAATTGTATTTACAGAGGGCTATTCATTTGTTGTGTCACTAGCAGTGTGACCTGAGGTTCTTCAGTTCTTAACCAGCGTGCAAAAGTTTTGGTTAGCACCTCGTTTAGCACCCACATGTAATTAATGTATGTAATTAATGTAGCTTGTTTGTAGTTTTGCAGGAAGAGAAGGCCTCCCCACATATTAGAACTGTGTGCAGGTCACTTTGAGCAGAGAATCTTATCACAATATCTTTCCATTCATTTCACAACAGCGTGTTCAAAGGTTAGCTGTTAGCAGAGATGGGTCTTCCAGCAGAATCTGCATGAATACTGAAGATACTCATTATCTAGATAGAGGAATAATCAGAAGTGGACTCTGGTGTATACTCCGCCGCATAACAGGAAgcattctttcaaaataaaatcacaacagaTGACAATGAGGGCTATTAACTAGCTCAACATTAGCTGCTCAAGCTGCCTGTTGCGGATGTGCAACATTGCACCTCTGTGACCAGTTAAACTCTTCTTGCCGAGAATGACGGGGGGGTGGGTAGGACGCATCAAGTGTGGCGTTTAACAACAAACATCGTCAGCTGTCATCTAACAGACAACTTTTGTTTTACACATTCCGATTCCACAGTGGGAGTATTTGTCAAGTTCATAATCGCCTTTATTGCTGTTACACCCATAAATGTCTCTGTAATACGCTGTAAGTCCGCTGTCCAGCTCAGTGTTGCTCTGATTAAAGCTTAATCATCTCAGGGAGATGATTGAACTTCATCTCCCTGATCAGATGATCCGAggcactgtatatatatatttatttatttatttatttattttatttttaattttaatttttaattttttttatttttttgtttgctcatTTTAGGAGATACCCCCTCTTGTGGTGCAATGGAGGAATAACTACTCTTTAAGTAGTGTGTCTGTTTGGAGACTGGGACACACATTATTTTGAAACtactaaagaaattaaaatatttgaacAACCAGAGCATTTAACATAATATGTTATTATAATGAAATTTCAATTATGGAGAGGTGTCTTATTTTTTGCCACAATCACACATTTCTTGCCCTTACACTTGCTAATGTCCTAAaggaattattttattataaactTTTACACACCCCATATTTTCTACATCACACATGCTGGTGGTCAAGGTGCTTAGCTAGCAAAAACGTTATTTAGCATTAGCAAAATCTGttatttaaattcaatttaattcaattcatttatATATAGCGCCACAACAACAGTGACCTCAAGGCAGCTTATTTCTAcaacaataaagacaaactACAACAACCAAACGACcacctttgagcaagcacttggtgacagttgTAAAAAcaactccctttgaacaggaagacccttaggcagaaccaggctcaggcaaGGCTTCCATCTGAGTTATCTGACAGGTTTGGGGTCAAGGGAGAAACACAGGACAttgacacactgtggaagagagccagaaatGAACAATGAGTAATGATTAAATATAGAATGGTGCATAAACACATTGTGAGTAAATAAGAAATACTAAGAAATAGGCCTATTGCagtataactaagggaggatttagGACCCCTGATCCAATCtcaactatatgctttagcaaaaaggaaaattttGTTCCTCAATCTTAAACGCAGATAGTGTATTTGTCTTTTGAATCAAAACTAGGAACTgtttcaacaaaacaaaagtcctAAAAACCTAAGGCTTCCTCCCGTTGTAACACAACACAAACGACAATTAAaacagcagtctgagagcaaggCGACCTTTAGTAAAAGATGGGGGCTAATTATTCAAGACATTGTATGTGATGAgaaaaatttcaaattcaatttTGGATTTAACAAGGGGCTAATCAAGAAAAGCCAGTATGAGAGAAGGCTTTTCATGGAGTTTTTAAGACAACCTGAAACTAATGAATTACCAGCTGAAAAAGCCAAAGAGTAATAAATGATGAATTTATGACAAGACAACTAGTTTCTCAGCTTCACTCTGAGACAagatgtttctagttttgcacAAATGACATGGATTGCAAATCACTGAAGTTTGCTAGCAGCCGTGTTTCACAAAGTGCAGATTGTTACTGATTTGGATTCTGATAGGTAGGGCTGGATCAGATGACCATCAACGATCCCTTAGTTATGTAGGCTTAGACTATAGGATGTTCCATGAAGCACTTCTTCAGTGTCATCTTTTCACTCTCTGCATTTGTATACCACTGTTGCATTTAATCATcagcaataattacattttggatctccatttttttccttgtttgcctctctttgtgctctcttttatttcctctctcCCCCATCTGCTTGCTGTGTTTTTTCCCAGATGTTGTTAAAACACATATACTTTAGACCTATTTTCAAATACTTGTCAAATTGTTATTGTCTAAAATTAGCCTGAATGTTTAAGAATATGTTCATGCTTTGTACAAATGTTGAAAGAAACACTGATTTAacttcactttattttttcatatcttGTGTTTTGTCAGCCTGTGCACTGAAATGTTATGATTGCATAGGGGAATCCTCTGAAAACTGCAATAAGACAACAGAATGTTCTTTCAGTACTCAGTGTGCTTCAATCAGACAGATTACATATGCAGGTATAGTATTTTATAGTTCTTGTTTTAATCAGCTTTCCACTAGCCCAATTTACAATGGCTACACTTTGGCTGCAGGTAGTTCAAAAGTTGATGTCACAGTGAAAACTTGTGCTGGATTTTGTGATGAGGGCTCTTTCAGCACTGGAGTCGGCAGGAACTTTTTCACCACCAAGTGTTGCAGTTCTGACCTTTGCAACACAGAAATCTCTGGTAACTTTCATTGTGTTTCTCAGTATTTGGATGTTATTGTTTGAACTGGCATTGTTCCATGAGCAAAAAGTGTCCAAAATGAATAAGAGATGAGTCCCTGTATTTTGTATATTAGTAATATTTGCTGTTAAACCTGTTAACGAGCTGGGAAAAACCTACTTGATGAATTAACTTTGAAAAAGGAATTAAGGCTTCAACCTCATAATCCAATTTCCATAATCTTTCTTCtctaattattacatttacttTTATATTTCACAGTTGGCAATATCCTCTCTCTGAATGGAAAAAAGTGTTTCTACTGTGATCaacaaaattgcaaaaaaacacaTCACTGCTACAAAAATGAGGACTTCTGCTTCTCAGCAACAGGTAACAGGTTTCTTTATCCTTTGTTCATAAGAATATTCAGAGATTCCTCTGTTAAAAAGTGCAGTGTACTAAAAATCTTTTAATTTCCTCAGTGAATTCAGAAGGGGCACAGGCAACTGCAAAGGGCTGCATCTCCAAGTTTTTttgccaaaaaccaaaaactgtaTTTGAGAAAGGATTCATTCGAGAACTTAACTGCTGCCAGGGTGACTTCTGCAACAGCACCAGCAGTACAAGTGCAAGTTTTCTGCTCTTGGTGGCATTGCTAATCTCTGCTAATCTGTTGTCTTAATATTTTTTCTCATGTTCAAACTGCTTCCAGCCGTTTCTCCAGAACCCAAAGATGATTTAAAGTTTAGTGCGaaaaatgactaaatatatttaatatttgtgtCCTTCGTCAAAATGTTCCaaatccatcaatccatccatccattcgcttccgcttatccttttcagggtcgcggggggtgctggagcctatcccagctgtcatagggcgagaggcggggtacgccctggacaggtcgccagtctgtcgcagggccaacacacagggacagacaaccattcgtgctcacattcacacctagtgacaatttggattatccaattaacctatccccacaagctgcatgtctttggacggtgggaggaagccggagtacccggagggaacccacgcaaacacggggagaacatgcaaactccacacagaaagaccctggcctgatgttggaattgaactcaggaccttcttgctgtgaggcaacagtgctaaccaccgtgccgcccccaccgtgctgccctgttccaaatctgttttgttttttttaatattgccTGTAAATGTTCTCTTGTAACAAATTGCCTTTTATGATTGCCAATGTAAAACACTGATGCAATTAATAAATTACTTTAAAGTTATATTTCATTTATGTAtaactataaaataaaatgcggCTGATTTATACACATCCCTTCAATAAGATCTTGATATGAAGACAAATCTTAAATACGGCTTAAAGTCTACAGTGCTATTGCAGCTGCTCCATAACCAACACCTGCGGCAGGCTAAACATGGGGTACTAAAGATGTACACCAAGAAAAATCGAATGAACTAAACTGCTGAATATTCAATTTATTCAGGTATAACACTGTCCTAACAACAAATCATTACATGGGATCcataaagctaaaaaaaaaagctctgcgACTCTTATTGCTGTATTTCATGTATTGTAAAGACAGTTTGGAATAGTGCTAGGAAAATAAATTAATCACTATTAAAAATCACCAATTGCATTATTCTAAAGTACCAGATTTTGTGCATTTCACATTTAAGACTTAATAATCTTGCAAATAAAGCAATTTGTGGAAAATCAATTTTCAAAAGTGTCTATATATAGCAACAAaaagatattaaataaattgtctGAAAAATAAGTGAACAAAGGTATGATTCAGTtagcttttttttcccaccttCCACCTTCACTGTTGCTGTATTTCTTTTGACgtttttcatttaaactgtGGAAGTTTCTTTTTGGGAACTGAGTTCTTCTCCTAGGATCGAGGATAAGTGCTCTAGGTTTGCAAGGTGTATTGAGGACATTGACACTGCTTGTTGTTCAGTTTACTTCTTTGGTCCAGTTAGAGCTGGCAGGCATCCTTTTGAGCTCCAATTGGACCAAACTGTACCACTGCTACCTGAAAGTCTGATGGGGCCACTGATTGTCTACTGGGGATGGCAAAGACTCATTTAGCTGTCTTGGCACATCTTATGCCAACCAGCCTCCTTTAGAAAAGTTACTATTTATAACACTAACTAtgtttaattaaatgtaatctTTATTGCTACATGAAGACAGTGTGCTTCAGGAGGAGAGAGGTTAGATGAACATCCATGAATTTGTGTTgtcagtgtatatgtgtgttagAGGGAGAAAGAGTAATGAAGAGGAAAGTACAGAAAGAGCTTTTAAAACATGTGTAAGACGGAGTAGCAATAGTAATAGCgcaaacacaataataagaGAAAAATATCAACATGCAAGCACTCCACTGTAGGCAATTCATAATTCatacttttttatattattactcCAGGTCTCATTACACTAATTAGAACTTAGGTTTTACTAAAGCACGTGTCACACATCGACTGCAGGTCTGAACTCTTCTAGACATTTCTCAGTGAGGCTGTGTGCAAGAACTGTTTCACTGCCTCTGACCATAAGCATGCCTTTAATCTGCCGCCTCCCTTGTACAAAGTCTGGGAAAAAGTCTTCCAATAGCAAGAACATATCTAAATCTTATAATTGACATCTTAGTAAATTGGTCCTATGTGTGTATTTGAGAGTGAGTAAATAAACATTAATAGGTGCCAAACTCACAATCCTCTCCATATATGCAGAGGCAATTTTACTTTCATTTCCAAAATGTTCTTCAGGAAGATGTTTAGTTCTGGAATAGCCCTGCTCAGGAAGTAAATACTGACAACTATGAACCAAGTCTTTAGGCTGCCCCCTAGTGAACTGCtctaaaaaatgcaaacagtcGCTCCAGTTATCAGTTTTAGCTTCCACTCCATTTTCAAAGGCATTCATAAATGATCTGTACTGTAAAGGGTCTCCATCAAACATAGGGATGTTTCTGGCTGGGAGGACAGAAGATAAGTTTTGTTTTACAAGCAAAGTagtgatgtcattttgtttttgcataataTTGACAATCTCCTTCGTTCAATTCTCAGTCAAAGTAGGAGACTGAGGCTGTGTTTGCTGCGTCACTTGAGCTGAATCATCCACCTGATGTTGGTTTTGACTTTGTCTAGGTATGATTACTTGTGATTCAGAATGCAGAATTTGTACCAGAGTAATCTCTTTCTGCCAGAACAAATGTATCAGCACAAGGCGTGGCATATAAACataaagtgagtgaaaaaaggtCAACGAAAAAGAAGTCCTATTGGCCTATTGCAGCTTAATTAGggaaggattcagggtcacctaatCCCACCCTAACAATATGCTTTATTAAAATGGAAACTTTTAAGACTAATCTTAAAAGAAGGGAGAAGgtgtctcctgaatccagacTGGGAGCTGATTCCACAAAAGAGGGGCCTAAAAGCTAAGACTCTGGCTCTCACAAGTATGCCCGCAGTCTAaaagcaaagtgctctattggggtTATACGGTACTATGAGGTTTttcagataagatggggcctaaTTCTTCAAGACCGTGTATGGCATACAAAGGAGTTTAAGTTTAATTCTGGAATTAACAGGGAGGCTTTTGAGGGAGCCTGTTTGCAATGAATTACAGTACTTCAGTCTAACAGTAAAatatgcatgaactagtttttcattaTCTGAGACAGAGTGTTTCTAATTTAAGAGATATtagataaatacaataaagctgTCCtacaaattttttaaaatttctacaTTGAAGGAAATATCTGCTTCAAAAAcaactccaaggttcctcacagtgttactgaacGTCAACGTAATGCCATCCAGATTAAGCATCTGATTAGATACAATATTTCTATGATTTTTAGGGCCGTGTTCAATagcctcagttttatctgaatttcaaTGCAGGTGGTTAGAGGCCATATAGGTCTTTAGGACATTTCTGCAGTTTTacttaagaaaaagaaggagaaacaaCTTTAACAGTAAAAAATTGTACAATCTAAATCCAACAGCACCTGGGCTTCCTCTCATGTTGCCATGCCATGTGatcctcttcttttctattaAGAGTACAATCAACAGGATATTTCCAATTAAAGATTTATATCAGGTTTAGAAATTAAGGcttactttgttttctttaacgGGAATATTGTCTCCAAATGGACCTCCTATTTTGACAGCAAAGcattgtttgttggtttgtttctaCTGTACTTGTTCAGTttgcaaaacaaacactgttgatATACCTTTTTTCTGGCCTTGATGGTCTGTCTCTGTCATCTGGGTATCTCCTAAATGTTTTGTGAGATAATTAagagtctgattttttttttaatgcaaggcACCGTCTATGCTCAATAAATCACATGAATCAATTTATTTCATATGACATGATACCATGAAGAGAACAGTCAAGAAGGAATCCTTCAAAATGGTTACCTGGATAATCTATCCCAAAGTGATCTTCTGTGAAATTACAGGGAGAAATATTTACAGGGTTGTTTTGgtggagacattaaaaaaaagaaagaaataacaagAATTATCAAGAAATCAGAAACACAATTTTTCTGCCATGCTTTTACAaatattagctcaaacatcaaatttATAGACATCAGGTGTATAAAACAACCATTGCAACCATCAACTTTTTTTATCATGTTGCTCATGGAGCTCATTTCGGCCATCATAGCTCCATTCTTCTGTGTCAGATATGATATGACTGATAAaacttatttatatttaattaatatGGATATGCTGTTGAAGCAGGCTCTGGATGCTTTTAGATTCTTTTGAATAATTTCAGAACACCTTTAAAGTGTAGACACTTTTCTGCCAAATCCTGTATTCAGTTgtgatgaattttttttttttttccccaaaggaCGTACCTTTTTTCTGGTCGAGGTGGTGGTTTCAGTGATTCATTTGTGTGTTTCCTATATTTGgttggaggagaaaaaaaacattttcagcttcagAGTCAACAGATGGTAACATCATTACACAGACAGTTATAATCACTATCAGAAATATGATATGGCATAAATTTATGTAATATTTCCTCAACCTTTTCCTCCAGATGAACACTGCAAACACTGCAGCTAAGGTGATTATGATGAGAGCCACAAATGAGACTGGAAAGGCCATTGGAGCAGAACATTTAACTTGTACATCAGTGATCCTGGTGATGTAGATACATTTGAGGTTAATAAACACAATTCAACAGATGAAATACTTCGATAACATATAGAGTAGAGATAAAGTGTGTCTGCTAACCCTTCACATTTAAGCTGACTGTGTGGGCTTGTTCCCTGTTACGCCAAAAGATAGCGTTACAGGTGAGGTTTCTGACTCCATCTCCTTCAgtaacaataaaagtgattgtgGAAGTTGTCTGCCAGGTGCCTCGTGACATCATGATCTCTGAGACCTCACTGGTGAGGTGAGAGACACTCCATGAGAACACCGGAGGATGTGATGAACATGTGTGTGTAACAGAACACGAAACAGTTATAGTTGAACCAGCATCAACTTCTTTTGGAACGGGGGTCATCACTGGTTTTTCTGGAGAAGCTGAGcatgacaaacacaaagaagattATACTTGATACTTAGAAAGCAATGTGTTTGTCACATTTCAGTGATCTACAGTGGGACTCCCTGTCTCATGTCCTTTCTCTGCATAGATACAGAAGGGTCCGTTGTCAAAGGGCTTGATGTCATCAATCTCCAGTGAGCAGTTTCCCTCATTTAGATTTCCTAACATTTTGGTTCGGCCCTTAAAGTGAGCGGTTAAATAAAGATAATTACTATTTATACTTACTCTTTGCCCTCATGCTGATGTTCACTTCTTGTGTTTGATCTGATGTAGAGCTAATATTCAATGGCAAAATGGAGCCTGAGATATAAAGAGTTTTCATTTCACATTAAGTTCAGTACATGAAATATATTGCACATTGAATATATCACATGGTACTCACATTCAGCATTCAGTGGAATCGACTTTTTGGCACTCTGACCCGCAGGGTAGTGTTAGAGTTGAACTGTTagatgtttgtcatttttatgtttaccatttgtacagtgttttaactgatgaaaCTCCACTGTCCTTCCCCCCAGATTCTCGAGGTTCTGGTGGGGGGctgtaatgttttattgcagatacatcctatctggaAGATCTGCTTCTTTTGATGTAGGCTTCCTGCGTTtacgaccctttggtcagcaggaggtctaacacacacacacacacacacacacacattcttacagaagttcacacatatacatttacatacagtgccttgtctttgtaaccaaagggggttgcaaggggaggtgttttgtaaactattgtttgaagtttgttaataaaaggcagcgagaggaggccaTCATCGGGGGTCATTGTCGTGCTGGACACAGATgagaggcctcccttgcgcaagtaatcgatcgatcgactgtcttgttttcttcatgatgaataagtctctagaattagcggggtttgtggaaacacagacccaacaggtAGTTAACAGCACAACTTACACTCTGGTGCTCTTCTTCTACTGTCCAAGTTTGAACTATTTTCCTTTCCCAAATCCCTTCAGATACCAGAGTGTCCATGTTCTGGTTTGTTCCAGGTAAACCCTCTAGGGTTAAGGTTGGGGGAGCAGAGAAACATGTATGCTGCACACTGCAGGACAC
The DNA window shown above is from Astatotilapia calliptera chromosome 11, fAstCal1.2, whole genome shotgun sequence and carries:
- the LOC113032637 gene encoding ly6/PLAUR domain-containing protein 2-like produces the protein MHLLMLTIGVVLFPKSCALKCYDCIGESSENCNKTTECSFSTQCASIRQITYAGSSKVDVTVKTCAGFCDEGSFSTGVGRNFFTTKCCSSDLCNTEISVGNILSLNGKKCFYCDQQNCKKTHHCYKNEDFCFSATVNSEGAQATAKGCISKFFCQKPKTVFEKGFIRELNCCQGDFCNSTSSTSASFLLLVALLISANLLS